A genomic stretch from Leptospira ellinghausenii includes:
- a CDS encoding CcoQ/FixQ family Cbb3-type cytochrome c oxidase assembly chaperone: MNDADLLLIYKSLRLPILVIAIAYITYYVYKKRSKEEMEKPKYRMLEED, from the coding sequence ATGAATGACGCCGACCTTCTCTTAATTTATAAAAGTTTGCGATTGCCGATCCTTGTGATCGCAATTGCATACATCACCTACTACGTTTATAAAAAACGCAGTAAAGAAGAAATGGAAAAACCCAAGTATCGAATGCTTGAGGAGGATTAA
- a CDS encoding LA_0442/LA_0875 N-terminal domain-containing protein, with protein sequence MKLIVKQILKIATLLVLLSTNVSAENILLKKGGTIKGKVVEQDQYKLKIRKEDGTTVVLNKTEILKVVYKDQLTAAEEDKLRKAEEEKERIKREKEEAARLKKEQEEAARLEKENAKNNAILEAEAKRKQEEDARLAEAEKKNLTRAGATWRSAVLPGWGQWKQGRKVQAIVYPSIIAIGLFFTYDKHRMYLNAKRDYNNLDNPYTTNGLIRAAFTPQTAAVSPGEAVVASQLGPFKGQRESVERHYQEMQYIGIATLLAYAWNIFDAYYFHPTGSGLSMDDTRKEKFFLHSTVDRVGYHPTAIAGDRGIEHRTQLGYEVTF encoded by the coding sequence TTGAAACTAATTGTAAAACAAATCTTAAAAATCGCAACACTTTTGGTACTCCTATCAACCAACGTTTCTGCAGAGAACATTCTCCTCAAAAAAGGAGGAACTATCAAAGGGAAAGTTGTAGAACAAGACCAATACAAGCTTAAAATCAGAAAAGAAGATGGAACTACTGTTGTTCTCAATAAAACTGAAATTTTAAAGGTCGTTTATAAAGACCAACTAACAGCTGCAGAAGAAGATAAACTCAGAAAAGCAGAAGAAGAAAAAGAACGTATCAAACGAGAAAAAGAAGAAGCAGCAAGACTCAAAAAAGAGCAGGAAGAAGCAGCTCGTTTGGAAAAAGAAAACGCTAAAAACAATGCGATCCTAGAAGCAGAAGCAAAACGAAAACAAGAAGAAGACGCAAGACTTGCGGAAGCAGAAAAGAAAAATCTAACACGAGCAGGGGCAACATGGCGATCTGCTGTTCTCCCAGGATGGGGACAGTGGAAACAAGGAAGAAAGGTGCAAGCAATTGTTTACCCATCAATCATTGCCATTGGACTCTTTTTTACGTATGACAAACACCGCATGTATCTCAATGCAAAAAGAGATTATAATAATTTAGATAATCCTTATACAACAAACGGACTGATCCGTGCTGCTTTCACACCACAAACCGCTGCTGTTTCACCTGGAGAGGCAGTGGTTGCAAGCCAACTTGGACCTTTTAAGGGCCAAAGAGAATCTGTAGAAAGACACTACCAAGAAATGCAGTACATTGGGATTGCCACCTTACTTGCGTATGCTTGGAACATCTTTGATGCTTATTACTTCCACCCAACAGGTTCTGGTCTCAGTATGGATGATACTAGAAAGGAAAAGTTTTTCCTCCATTCGACTGTAGATAGAGTTGGATACCACCCAACAGCCATTGCTGGGGACAGAGGCATAGAACATCGTACACAATTAGGTTACGAAGTCACCTTCTAA
- the ccoO gene encoding cytochrome-c oxidase, cbb3-type subunit II: protein MFGFNKFLDWFSEIADRWDTKGVKFTIYTTIAVVIGGLFELIPPFFLTKTVTPISTVKPYSALELAGRDTYQREGCIGCHTQMVRPFKWEVDRFDPTKSYGRNGYSKGGEFVYDHPFLWGSKRTGPDLAHESQMLRSNEWHKNHLINPRTVGGVPNSIMPAYPWLFEESHKVDVEQVVANMKALRSIGVPYSEEDLANAPSLLKDKTEGDALVAYLQKLGRDSAELQKGMK from the coding sequence ATGTTTGGTTTTAACAAATTCTTAGATTGGTTTTCAGAAATTGCTGACCGTTGGGATACAAAAGGTGTTAAGTTTACAATTTATACAACCATTGCAGTTGTGATTGGTGGACTTTTTGAACTCATCCCTCCGTTTTTCCTAACCAAAACAGTTACTCCGATTTCCACTGTAAAACCATATTCAGCATTGGAGTTGGCAGGTCGTGATACTTACCAAAGAGAAGGTTGTATTGGTTGTCATACACAAATGGTTCGTCCTTTTAAATGGGAAGTGGATCGTTTTGATCCAACTAAATCGTATGGAAGAAATGGTTATTCCAAAGGTGGAGAGTTTGTTTACGACCATCCATTCCTTTGGGGTTCAAAACGTACGGGACCTGACTTAGCACACGAGTCACAAATGTTACGATCAAATGAGTGGCATAAAAACCACCTCATCAACCCAAGAACCGTAGGTGGTGTACCAAACTCCATTATGCCAGCCTATCCATGGTTATTCGAAGAGTCACACAAAGTAGATGTCGAACAAGTTGTTGCGAACATGAAAGCATTACGATCCATCGGGGTACCATATTCCGAAGAGGATTTAGCAAATGCTCCATCACTTCTCAAAGATAAAACTGAGGGAGATGCACTTGTAGCTTATTTGCAAAAACTAGGACGTGACTCTGCAGAGTTACAAAAAGGGATGAAGTAG
- the ccoG gene encoding cytochrome c oxidase accessory protein CcoG, giving the protein MIISRPQSGKVRTRRNIVMSFLVGLFLVAPWVVLPEGSPLIRLDIPKRMFHLFGGLFIPQEGLILWFFLLTMGLSLFFFTSVIGRVWCGWGCPQTIYTDLFDRIGRFVLDSKYGKKDASIVGKYTVYFIWIVVSFIASFHWIAYFVSPYEMLADYMSFSAFSETYFYFTLFFTAAMFIDIGFIREQFCRYACPYARFQTLLMDEHSWNVTYDFKRGEPRRDGKTKIGDCIACNMCVVVCPTGIDIRDGLQVGCVACGKCVDACTSIMAKENKKTLIGYFSLKQIETGDKIKWVRPRTVVYAILLGVVLTGASIQLLTRIPMSMIAASNKSMPPILIPDNKIRAFVALRIQNIAPVEKEFQLTAFDTRHGKEILIRSGEENNQFTLGSGEIKSISVVLETQTLSEQELNEGYLPGSIVLKNIQDPDEKLEKKLSLSLPRK; this is encoded by the coding sequence ATGATCATATCAAGACCCCAATCAGGAAAAGTAAGGACACGAAGAAATATCGTCATGAGTTTTCTCGTGGGATTATTTTTAGTCGCACCTTGGGTAGTGTTACCAGAAGGTAGCCCTCTCATCCGACTGGACATTCCCAAAAGGATGTTTCACTTGTTTGGTGGTCTTTTTATCCCACAAGAAGGACTAATTTTATGGTTTTTCCTTCTGACGATGGGATTATCACTTTTCTTTTTTACATCCGTCATTGGACGTGTCTGGTGCGGATGGGGTTGCCCCCAAACCATTTATACCGACTTATTCGATCGAATTGGTCGGTTTGTTTTAGATTCTAAATATGGAAAAAAAGACGCATCCATTGTAGGAAAATACACGGTGTATTTTATATGGATCGTAGTCTCATTTATTGCTTCCTTTCACTGGATTGCGTATTTTGTTAGCCCCTATGAAATGTTAGCTGATTATATGAGTTTTTCCGCATTTTCCGAAACCTATTTTTATTTTACCTTATTTTTTACCGCAGCGATGTTCATTGATATCGGGTTTATCAGGGAACAATTTTGTCGTTATGCATGCCCTTATGCAAGATTCCAAACCCTTCTTATGGATGAACATTCCTGGAATGTAACTTACGATTTCAAACGTGGTGAACCTCGTCGTGATGGAAAAACCAAAATCGGAGACTGCATTGCTTGTAATATGTGTGTGGTAGTTTGCCCAACAGGAATTGATATCCGTGATGGCTTACAAGTAGGTTGTGTTGCCTGCGGGAAATGTGTGGATGCATGTACATCCATCATGGCAAAAGAAAACAAAAAAACCTTAATCGGATATTTTTCACTCAAACAAATTGAAACTGGCGATAAAATCAAATGGGTTCGACCACGGACAGTGGTGTATGCGATTTTATTAGGTGTGGTTCTCACAGGGGCAAGTATCCAACTTCTCACAAGAATTCCAATGTCAATGATTGCCGCTTCGAATAAATCGATGCCCCCGATTCTCATTCCTGATAATAAAATCAGAGCCTTCGTAGCCCTCAGAATCCAAAATATTGCACCTGTCGAAAAAGAATTCCAACTTACTGCTTTTGATACGAGGCATGGAAAGGAAATCCTCATTCGTTCAGGTGAAGAAAATAATCAATTCACTTTAGGTTCCGGAGAAATCAAAAGTATTTCCGTTGTATTGGAAACACAAACTCTCTCCGAACAAGAATTAAACGAAGGGTATTTACCTGGTTCCATCGTTTTAAAAAACATACAAGATCCAGATGAAAAACTAGAGAAAAAACTATCACTGTCTCTACCAAGGAAATAA
- a CDS encoding c-type cytochrome encodes MKEPKEVDGIFQADNPMPPWWKLVWLISIIVSIGYVVYFHWYSDWPQDVAFEKEVAEHETKFPTKQVVVANPEDGSNPYRDDAVAIKEGESTYKQICSACHGPTAEGAVGPSLVDKDWIHGNTDKEVFNNIMKGIGPDRQKLNRGGMPAWEGLGAEKVYAVMAWLATKNSSLVKAK; translated from the coding sequence ATGAAAGAACCAAAAGAAGTAGACGGAATCTTCCAAGCCGACAATCCAATGCCACCTTGGTGGAAATTAGTATGGCTCATCAGTATCATCGTATCCATCGGTTATGTTGTATACTTTCACTGGTACTCCGATTGGCCACAAGATGTTGCTTTCGAAAAAGAAGTGGCGGAACACGAAACTAAGTTTCCAACAAAACAAGTTGTTGTAGCAAATCCAGAGGATGGCTCAAATCCATACCGCGATGATGCTGTTGCGATTAAAGAAGGTGAGAGCACTTACAAACAAATTTGCTCAGCTTGCCACGGACCAACTGCAGAAGGTGCGGTAGGACCAAGTTTGGTTGATAAAGATTGGATTCATGGAAATACTGATAAAGAAGTATTTAATAACATCATGAAAGGAATTGGACCAGATAGACAAAAACTCAACCGAGGTGGTATGCCAGCTTGGGAAGGTTTAGGTGCTGAGAAAGTATATGCTGTTATGGCGTGGCTTGCAACAAAGAACAGTAGTTTGGTAAAGGCAAAATAA
- the ccoN gene encoding cytochrome-c oxidase, cbb3-type subunit I, whose translation MATEKTQYDDFIVKGFIISALVWGVASMTFGVIIAFQLVYPQLNLELPWTSFGRLRPLHTNAAIFGFALSVIFATAYHTVQRLCRTRMWNDTLSKLHLALYNLSIVLAAITLPLGYSQSKEYAELEWPIDLLIVVWYVIFFANYLMTVLKRKEEQMYVAIWFYIASFVTVPLLFIVNNIVIPAGFLKSYSVYAGVFDANIQWWYGHNAVAFVLTTPFLGLMYYYLPKHIKQPIYSHRLSIIHFWSLIFIYIWAGPHHLLYSPIPEWLQTTGMVFSIMLWMPSWGGMLNGFLTLTQAKDKIKVDATLKMMLAAVTFYGMSTFEGPLLSIRAVSALGHNTDWIIGHVHSGTLGWVGFMSAAALYYLVPRLWNANLYSEKLANAHFWLGTLGILLYIISMWVSGITEGSMWRAVGENGELVYKDWVEIVEFLKPFRLFRAIGGTLYLTGIILMVYNFIKTIQNKDSGFVEQDLRIGVKS comes from the coding sequence TTGGCTACGGAAAAAACTCAATATGACGATTTTATCGTAAAAGGGTTTATCATTTCAGCGTTAGTCTGGGGCGTTGCATCAATGACATTTGGTGTCATCATTGCCTTCCAACTTGTGTATCCACAGCTGAATTTGGAATTACCTTGGACGAGCTTCGGAAGGTTACGACCATTACATACCAATGCTGCCATTTTTGGTTTTGCATTGAGCGTAATCTTCGCCACTGCTTATCATACAGTACAAAGACTTTGTCGCACAAGAATGTGGAACGACACTCTTTCCAAACTGCATTTGGCATTATACAATCTATCAATTGTTTTAGCTGCGATCACATTACCACTCGGTTACAGCCAATCAAAAGAATATGCTGAATTAGAATGGCCTATCGACTTACTCATAGTTGTATGGTATGTAATCTTTTTTGCAAACTACCTCATGACGGTACTCAAACGAAAAGAAGAACAAATGTATGTTGCCATTTGGTTTTACATTGCTTCCTTCGTGACAGTTCCCCTACTCTTCATTGTGAATAACATCGTAATCCCTGCAGGATTCTTAAAATCGTATTCGGTTTATGCAGGAGTATTTGATGCCAACATCCAATGGTGGTATGGTCACAATGCGGTGGCATTTGTTCTCACAACTCCATTTTTGGGACTTATGTACTATTACCTCCCAAAACACATCAAACAACCAATTTACTCACATAGACTCTCCATCATTCACTTTTGGTCTCTCATCTTTATTTACATTTGGGCAGGTCCTCACCACTTATTGTATTCACCAATCCCTGAGTGGCTACAAACAACTGGTATGGTATTTTCCATCATGTTATGGATGCCGTCTTGGGGAGGTATGTTAAATGGATTTTTAACACTCACACAAGCCAAAGACAAAATCAAAGTGGATGCAACCCTTAAAATGATGTTAGCTGCCGTAACATTTTATGGTATGTCAACATTCGAAGGACCACTTCTTTCCATCCGTGCCGTTTCTGCTTTAGGTCACAACACAGACTGGATCATTGGTCACGTTCACTCTGGGACTTTAGGTTGGGTTGGTTTTATGTCAGCTGCTGCCTTGTATTACTTAGTCCCTAGACTTTGGAATGCAAACCTCTACAGTGAAAAACTTGCGAATGCACATTTTTGGCTCGGTACGCTTGGTATCCTACTCTACATCATTTCCATGTGGGTATCTGGGATCACAGAAGGATCAATGTGGAGAGCTGTAGGTGAAAACGGTGAACTCGTTTATAAAGATTGGGTTGAGATCGTTGAGTTCTTAAAACCATTCCGTTTATTCCGAGCGATTGGAGGAACACTCTATCTGACAGGGATTATCCTTATGGTGTATAACTTTATCAAAACCATTCAAAACAAAGACAGTGGTTTTGTGGAACAAGACTTACGTATAGGAGTGAAATCATAA